CGAATTAGCAGAGGGTTTCAGAAACACTTTAAGAAGGATTGGCTGCGTCGATTAGTCGAATGCTCGCTTGGTCATGGTGCTCAGCACTCTGATACTGATTACGAATTAGGCTTGTTTATTACCAACGACGAAACCGTACGAAGGCTCAATCGAGAATATCGTGGAGTAGACAAAGCCACCGATGTGTTATCCTTTGCACTTGCTGAAGGGGGTGGTGGTGATAGTTCGCCCTCCTTCATAATGCCACCTGACGGTATAGCTCATCTTGGCGAGGTGGTGGTATCCTATCCTCGAGCGCAGGAGCAAGCTGAAGAGAATGGTCGTGAGGTGAGCGAAGAGGTGGCATGGCTGGTTGTCCATGGCGTGC
This DNA window, taken from Chloroflexota bacterium, encodes the following:
- the ybeY gene encoding rRNA maturation RNase YbeY, coding for MKRQFQMKLDIRISRGFQKHFKKDWLRRLVECSLGHGAQHSDTDYELGLFITNDETVRRLNREYRGVDKATDVLSFALAEGGGGDSSPSFIMPPDGIAHLGEVVVSYPRAQEQAEENGREVSEEVAWLVVHGVLHLLGYDHDEPARGRRMRALEKGVLSEVGKDLGK